From the genome of Bacillus carboniphilus:
TTCCGCGTCACCACGGACACCCTTGCGTTAAGCTACTGCTACTTCTGCCTTCACAGTTCGGGACTTGCACCCTATAGATTGCACCCATGCTGGGCGCACAAAGGAAAACCTCACAACGACTTAATTGTTGTGAGGTTTCTTATAGTGGGACAAGGTTCCTGTCCCCTATGTCCCACCTTTACGTTTACAATTGATTTTTCCACTGATTTCAAGGATTCCGATTTCTACCTTTTCAATATCCCACACACCGACATTCCTTAAAAGTGTGTCGAGTTCCTCTTTGCTCATTTGTTCTTCTTCCATGACTGCATCAATGACCTTCCCATTTTTGATGATGGTTTTCGGTTCACCCTGTGAGATGGTTCTGGCAGTTTTAGACTTTTTACTGATGGTTTTGATGATGTATATGAGCACCGTCCATACCAGCATTGCAAAAATCAGGTGAACCAAATGATACTCGTTGGAAAGGGAAATACTGACCACCATT
Proteins encoded in this window:
- a CDS encoding DUF421 domain-containing protein, with protein sequence MNEYLSIGLEFTVGLLLLLGIYRFMGNKEFSQITPVDMIFVVVLAEMVVSISLSNEYHLVHLIFAMLVWTVLIYIIKTISKKSKTARTISQGEPKTIIKNGKVIDAVMEEEQMSKEELDTLLRNVGVWDIEKVEIGILEISGKINCKRKGGT